The following are encoded in a window of Lactobacillus panisapium genomic DNA:
- the pstC gene encoding phosphate ABC transporter permease subunit PstC: protein MAKKEQDLQEVVEQAIAQQKVPHVKIKGINPRNIDIARLTKPSKETRQERWGKGLTALAIVLIGVLIVAIIGFVGMHGLATFFTDKVNIFHFLFSSDWNPSAGPEHVGAAAMIVTSFAVTLLAAIIATPFAIAVALFMTEYESGKKANFLQSVMELLVGIPSVVYGFLGLTVVVPAIRTIFGGTGFGILTATLILFVMVLPTITSLTVDAFKAVPKELRKSSAALGATQWQTIFHVVLRAARARIMTAIIFGMARAFGEALAVQMAIGNAVLMPYNLVSPAATLTSQLTSQMGNTVMGTLPNNALWSLALLLLIMSLVFNFLVHLIGKKS, encoded by the coding sequence ATGGCTAAAAAAGAACAAGATTTGCAAGAGGTTGTTGAACAAGCGATTGCTCAGCAAAAAGTTCCTCATGTTAAGATTAAGGGCATTAATCCCCGTAATATCGATATTGCGCGTTTGACTAAGCCGTCCAAAGAAACTAGGCAGGAGCGCTGGGGCAAAGGCTTGACCGCTTTGGCAATCGTCTTAATCGGAGTCTTGATTGTGGCAATTATCGGCTTTGTTGGAATGCATGGTCTTGCCACTTTCTTTACAGATAAAGTAAATATCTTCCACTTTTTATTTTCTTCGGATTGGAATCCTAGTGCCGGTCCTGAGCACGTGGGTGCGGCAGCAATGATTGTTACTTCATTTGCAGTAACTTTACTGGCAGCAATAATTGCGACGCCTTTTGCAATTGCCGTTGCTTTATTTATGACAGAATATGAATCTGGTAAAAAGGCTAACTTTCTTCAGTCCGTAATGGAATTACTAGTTGGAATTCCATCAGTTGTTTATGGTTTCTTGGGATTAACCGTGGTCGTACCAGCTATTCGGACAATTTTTGGTGGAACTGGATTTGGTATTTTAACGGCAACATTAATCTTATTCGTAATGGTTTTACCAACGATTACGTCATTAACTGTTGATGCCTTTAAGGCAGTGCCAAAAGAATTGCGCAAATCATCCGCTGCACTTGGTGCAACCCAATGGCAAACCATTTTTCACGTTGTTTTAAGGGCTGCTCGCGCACGAATTATGACAGCGATTATTTTTGGAATGGCACGGGCCTTCGGTGAAGCTTTAGCAGTTCAAATGGCAATCGGAAATGCCGTGTTAATGCCATATAACCTGGTCAGCCCAGCTGCCACTTTAACCAGTCAGCTGACTAGTCAAATGGGTAATACCGTTATGGGCACTTTACCTAA
- a CDS encoding phosphate ABC transporter substrate-binding protein: MRKNNVGKLLAILLFVPLFLVGCSQNRQKITIVGSSALQPLIEQAGNDYHLAHLDSNIVVQGGGSGTGLSQVQAGAVQVGTSDVFAETQKGIDEKKLKDYQVAIVGIVPIANKGVGVKNLTNQQLADIFTGKIKNWRQVGGKNLPIIVINRSRGSGTRTTFEDLILKGKDAINSQEQDSNGTVKKIVNSTPGTISYISFPYANDENIQKISINHVQPVNKNIPTNKWPLWSYEHMYTKGEPNKATAAFIKYVLSKKVQKDLVPKIGYLSIHEMKVYRDSQNKITKLGN, from the coding sequence ATGCGTAAAAATAATGTGGGCAAATTGCTGGCAATCCTTTTGTTTGTGCCGCTTTTTTTAGTTGGTTGCAGTCAAAACCGCCAAAAAATCACAATCGTAGGCTCAAGTGCTTTGCAGCCGTTAATTGAGCAAGCTGGCAATGACTATCATTTAGCCCATCTTGACAGTAATATTGTTGTCCAAGGTGGTGGCTCTGGTACCGGACTTAGTCAAGTACAAGCGGGAGCCGTCCAGGTTGGTACGTCGGATGTTTTTGCTGAAACGCAAAAGGGAATCGACGAAAAGAAACTGAAGGACTATCAAGTTGCAATCGTTGGGATTGTACCTATTGCTAATAAGGGTGTAGGGGTTAAAAATTTAACCAACCAGCAATTAGCAGATATCTTTACCGGTAAGATTAAAAACTGGCGCCAGGTTGGCGGTAAAAATCTGCCAATCATTGTCATCAACCGTTCTCGTGGTAGTGGTACTAGAACTACCTTTGAAGATTTGATTTTAAAGGGCAAGGATGCCATTAATTCACAAGAACAGGATTCTAACGGTACGGTTAAGAAAATCGTCAATTCGACGCCGGGAACCATCTCTTATATTTCCTTCCCGTATGCTAATGATGAAAACATTCAAAAAATTAGCATTAACCATGTACAGCCAGTTAATAAGAACATTCCTACTAACAAATGGCCATTATGGTCGTATGAGCATATGTACACTAAAGGAGAGCCTAACAAAGCAACGGCTGCCTTTATTAAATATGTATTGAGCAAAAAGGTCCAAAAAGATTTGGTTCCAAAGATTGGCTATCTTAGTATTCATGAAATGAAAGTTTATCGTGATAGTCAAAATAAAATTACGAAATTAGGTAATTAA